The Listeria monocytogenes genome window below encodes:
- the yycF gene encoding response regulator YycF codes for MAEKKILVVDDEKPIADIVKFNLNKEGFDVYCAYDGDEALELVEEVQPDLILLDIMLPGRDGIEVCREVRKKYDMPIIMVTAKDSEIDKVIGLELGADDYVTKPFSNRELIARVKANLRRHSQVSSNAAEEEENSELEIGSLIIHPDAYVASKRGETIELTHREFELLHYLAKHMGQVMTREHLLQTVWGYDYFGDVRTVDVTVRRLREKIEDNPSHPAWLVTRRGVGYYLRNPEQE; via the coding sequence ATGGCAGAAAAGAAAATTCTTGTAGTAGATGACGAAAAACCGATTGCGGATATAGTTAAGTTTAATCTAAATAAAGAAGGCTTTGATGTATACTGCGCCTATGATGGCGATGAAGCGTTAGAACTTGTAGAAGAGGTTCAGCCAGATTTGATTTTACTCGATATTATGCTTCCAGGTCGTGATGGTATCGAGGTATGTCGTGAAGTTCGTAAAAAATATGATATGCCAATAATTATGGTAACAGCGAAAGATTCCGAAATTGACAAAGTTATCGGACTAGAACTTGGTGCAGATGACTATGTAACGAAACCATTCAGTAATCGTGAATTAATTGCTCGTGTGAAAGCCAACTTGCGCCGTCACAGCCAAGTAAGCTCAAACGCAGCCGAGGAAGAAGAAAATAGCGAACTAGAGATTGGTTCTCTTATTATTCATCCAGACGCATATGTGGCTTCTAAACGTGGAGAAACTATCGAATTAACGCACCGTGAATTCGAATTACTACACTACTTAGCGAAACATATGGGACAAGTTATGACACGTGAACATTTACTTCAAACCGTTTGGGGCTATGATTACTTCGGTGATGTTCGTACTGTTGACGTTACCGTTCGTCGCTTACGTGAAAAAATTGAGGACAACCCAAGTCATCCAGCGTGGTTAGTAACAAGACGCGGAGTTGGCTATTATTTACGTAATCCAGAACAAGAATAA
- the walK gene encoding cell wall metabolism sensor histidine kinase WalK, giving the protein MHKMRFFQSVQFKLVIMYLLLIIVAMQVIGAYFVRELEGQLEKNFQDSITNSITLLDYNAREEIIKNSDNSVKLQNDIRELLVDFSRASSNLIEVRIVDDKGKILGTSNLNNQGIVGQKSNDPLVKRTLSLGTTSEDKIYKDESNKNNRVWVNVSSIKNKGKVIGAIYLVADIESVYKQVDDITNIFITGTLIAMIITAVLGILLSRTITKPIVEMKRQAYAMARGNYSRKVKVYGVDEIGELADSFNTLTKRVQEAQAMTEGERRKLSSVLAYMTDGVIATDRRGKVILINTPAEKMLRVKHESANGRSIIDVLDIGDTYQFEDLMEVDGSLTMDRSTFDKPYVLRANFSVIQRETGFNNGVIAVLHDITDQEKVDQERRDFVSNVSHELRTPLTSMHSYLEALSDGAWEDKEIAPRFLEVTQNETERMIRLVNDLLKLSRMDGGREQLEKSFVNFTDFFNHIIDRFEMMKKETIMFKRHIPREPVIIEIDEDKVMQVLDNIISNANKYSPDGGRISFYLKKFEDEIEVSIADEGLGVPDEDLANVFDRFFRVDKARSREMGGTGLGLAIAREVIEAHGGRIWAERNKTKGTIIKFTLPYSDLPEDDWE; this is encoded by the coding sequence ATGCATAAAATGAGATTTTTTCAGTCTGTACAATTTAAGTTAGTTATTATGTATTTGCTGCTAATTATTGTTGCAATGCAAGTAATCGGCGCGTATTTTGTACGTGAGCTGGAAGGACAACTGGAGAAGAATTTTCAAGATTCTATTACGAATAGTATTACGCTTTTGGATTACAACGCTAGAGAAGAAATTATTAAAAATAGCGATAACTCCGTAAAGTTACAAAATGATATTAGAGAACTTTTGGTCGACTTTTCTCGTGCAAGCAGCAATTTAATCGAAGTTAGAATAGTAGATGATAAAGGAAAAATTCTCGGTACATCTAATTTAAATAATCAAGGAATTGTTGGTCAAAAAAGCAATGACCCCCTTGTGAAAAGAACGCTGTCACTTGGAACGACTTCTGAGGACAAAATCTATAAAGACGAATCGAATAAAAATAACCGCGTTTGGGTGAACGTATCCTCCATCAAAAATAAAGGCAAAGTGATAGGGGCTATTTATCTTGTCGCCGATATCGAAAGTGTCTATAAACAAGTAGATGATATTACAAATATTTTCATCACAGGTACTTTGATTGCGATGATTATTACCGCTGTACTCGGAATCTTGCTATCAAGAACGATTACAAAACCAATTGTTGAAATGAAACGGCAAGCTTATGCGATGGCTCGCGGGAATTACAGTCGTAAAGTTAAAGTATACGGTGTCGATGAAATTGGTGAATTAGCGGATTCTTTTAATACGTTAACGAAACGAGTCCAAGAAGCTCAAGCGATGACAGAAGGGGAGCGACGCAAACTTTCCTCCGTACTCGCATATATGACTGATGGCGTAATTGCAACAGACCGACGCGGGAAAGTAATTCTCATTAATACGCCCGCAGAAAAAATGCTGCGCGTGAAACATGAAAGTGCGAATGGGCGCTCTATTATTGATGTTTTAGATATAGGAGACACATACCAATTTGAAGATTTGATGGAAGTGGATGGTTCGCTAACTATGGACCGCAGTACTTTCGACAAACCTTATGTACTTCGCGCCAATTTCTCGGTTATCCAAAGAGAAACAGGTTTTAACAATGGCGTAATCGCCGTACTTCATGATATTACCGATCAAGAAAAAGTGGACCAAGAACGTCGCGACTTCGTATCCAACGTATCGCATGAACTTAGAACCCCACTTACAAGTATGCACAGTTATTTAGAAGCATTAAGCGACGGCGCATGGGAAGATAAAGAAATCGCCCCACGCTTCCTTGAAGTAACGCAGAATGAGACTGAGCGGATGATTCGTCTCGTTAATGATCTGCTCAAACTTTCCAGAATGGACGGCGGTAGAGAACAACTCGAAAAAAGCTTCGTGAACTTTACGGATTTCTTTAACCATATTATTGACCGTTTTGAAATGATGAAAAAAGAAACAATCATGTTCAAACGCCACATTCCAAGAGAACCAGTTATTATCGAAATTGATGAAGATAAAGTCATGCAAGTGCTGGATAATATTATCTCTAACGCCAACAAGTATTCACCAGATGGCGGCCGCATCTCTTTCTATCTGAAGAAGTTTGAAGATGAAATTGAAGTGAGCATTGCCGATGAAGGTTTAGGCGTACCAGATGAAGATTTAGCAAATGTATTCGACCGATTCTTCCGTGTAGATAAAGCACGCTCGCGGGAAATGGGAGGAACAGGGTTAGGACTTGCCATCGCTCGAGAAGTTATCGAAGCACATGGCGGCCGAATTTGGGCCGAACGTAATAAAACCAAAGGGACCATAATTAAATTCACCCTGCCATACAGTGACTTACCGGAGGATGATTGGGAATGA
- the yycH gene encoding two-component system activity regulator YycH: MMKKTGFRSFVLTILVVLSIVLSYFIWKGQPDYEAINVKEVEKTTIDKTMTTSQVFKPYKLAVNANENNYQSLDADLLNELMAQGKAFSFSEVVLANKKSSEDYEKLIHKNGTIEIIFPSNIPFSIFAQIFQIQGEGLESAFFNRIVFDVNNTDTGLHSVYFTNDDQENIYQSSLQNKDIDKIEKIVKKNESKLTQNDKLISNKRNLFLSFEKTKLDRKKYIIDSLEINLFTSALFQDSGTVKSEGNTYTDGSSVIEMDTDNKVLEYVNPSQERTNPEDLSSVKRAGLIQDSFNFVNDHAGWTGDGAYYFTGYAAESATTNFSLFIDNLQVYNENGMADISVTEGLEAVYKYMRPFFRLDTDVPGEKKEVTLQSSYSVYSALAQNPNIKVEEIEDIVPGYHMTRSESSGMNRLVTLEPTWLYKYHDKWFVFQPDAEKAGE; the protein is encoded by the coding sequence ATGATGAAAAAAACAGGATTTCGCTCATTTGTACTAACCATTTTAGTCGTACTCAGCATCGTCCTAAGCTACTTTATTTGGAAGGGACAACCTGATTACGAAGCAATTAATGTAAAAGAAGTGGAAAAAACAACCATTGATAAAACAATGACAACTTCACAAGTATTCAAACCATACAAGCTAGCTGTTAATGCAAATGAAAATAATTACCAAAGCCTAGATGCTGATTTATTAAACGAGCTAATGGCACAAGGGAAAGCCTTCAGTTTCTCAGAAGTGGTATTAGCTAATAAAAAAAGTAGTGAAGACTATGAGAAATTAATCCATAAAAATGGAACTATCGAGATTATTTTCCCGAGTAATATCCCGTTCTCTATTTTTGCTCAAATTTTTCAAATACAAGGAGAAGGGCTTGAATCAGCATTCTTTAATCGAATTGTATTTGATGTTAATAATACAGATACAGGACTACACTCGGTTTATTTCACAAATGACGATCAAGAAAATATTTACCAAAGCTCACTTCAAAATAAAGACATCGATAAAATCGAAAAAATTGTTAAAAAGAATGAAAGCAAGCTGACTCAAAATGATAAGCTAATTTCAAACAAACGCAATCTTTTCCTAAGCTTTGAAAAAACAAAACTAGATCGCAAAAAATATATTATTGATTCGCTTGAAATTAATTTATTCACTTCCGCGCTGTTCCAAGATTCTGGCACAGTTAAAAGTGAGGGAAACACCTACACAGATGGCTCCAGTGTCATTGAAATGGATACAGATAATAAAGTATTAGAATATGTAAACCCATCTCAAGAACGTACGAATCCAGAAGATCTTAGCAGTGTCAAACGAGCTGGACTTATTCAAGATAGTTTTAACTTTGTGAACGATCACGCTGGATGGACTGGTGATGGTGCTTACTATTTCACAGGTTATGCCGCGGAAAGTGCAACGACTAATTTCAGTTTATTCATCGATAATTTACAAGTTTATAATGAGAATGGCATGGCGGACATCTCTGTAACAGAAGGACTTGAAGCGGTTTATAAATATATGAGACCATTTTTCCGATTAGATACAGATGTACCGGGGGAGAAAAAAGAAGTAACGCTACAATCTTCTTATTCTGTCTATAGCGCTCTGGCTCAAAATCCTAACATCAAAGTAGAAGAAATTGAAGATATTGTTCCCGGCTATCATATGACTAGAAGCGAATCTTCTGGGATGAATCGGCTAGTGACTTTAGAACCAACATGGCTGTATAAGTATCATGACAAATGGTTCGTCTTCCAACCAGATGCAGAAAAGGCGGGTGAATAA
- a CDS encoding two-component system regulatory protein YycI — translation MDWRKTQMIFIVTLLILNVFLAVIFFNKQLSDDPDTLGNETLEERLKADNISHPDLSTKPTSGSIFTTERAAFTTKDVSNFTGQAITLKDNNKQIYSVLQNPVKAGKKGANPEFQKFMESSVYRGESYQFWNYDKDARTLTFNQLINNNMVLFDEAGQITFYLDQDDRVISYEQTWMSKQDDLKDKTNLMSATDALEAVYQHGELKQDSDVVSATFGYYTTVQLPSGNVYFPVWCFEVKHSGETNYVLVNAKDEQVINQSENKSTTEPGAELSSRQKAK, via the coding sequence ATGGATTGGCGTAAAACACAAATGATTTTTATTGTGACTCTCCTTATTCTTAATGTCTTTTTAGCAGTAATATTTTTCAACAAGCAGTTATCGGATGACCCAGATACACTCGGAAATGAGACGCTAGAAGAACGATTAAAAGCAGATAATATTTCCCATCCGGATTTGTCGACCAAACCTACGAGCGGTTCCATTTTCACTACAGAACGAGCGGCATTTACAACAAAAGATGTAAGCAACTTTACAGGACAGGCAATTACACTGAAAGATAACAATAAACAAATCTATTCTGTCCTACAAAATCCAGTAAAAGCTGGCAAAAAAGGGGCCAATCCAGAATTTCAAAAATTTATGGAATCAAGTGTTTATCGCGGGGAGTCTTACCAATTTTGGAATTATGATAAGGACGCGCGGACACTTACTTTTAATCAATTAATTAATAACAACATGGTTCTGTTTGATGAAGCGGGCCAAATTACTTTTTATTTAGATCAAGATGACCGAGTAATTTCATATGAACAAACTTGGATGTCGAAGCAAGATGATTTAAAAGATAAAACTAACTTAATGTCTGCAACAGATGCACTAGAAGCAGTTTATCAGCACGGAGAATTGAAGCAAGACAGCGATGTGGTTTCTGCAACATTTGGCTATTACACGACAGTACAGCTACCTTCAGGAAATGTATACTTCCCTGTTTGGTGCTTTGAAGTGAAACATTCGGGTGAAACTAACTACGTCCTCGTAAATGCCAAAGACGAACAAGTGATTAATCAATCAGAAAATAAATCAACAACCGAACCTGGTGCGGAATTATCAAGCCGCCAAAAAGCCAAATAA
- a CDS encoding MBL fold metallo-hydrolase: protein MFANKILTEKDTDQIRFSILASGSSGNATLVETGDQKILIDCGLSGKKMEGLFAQVGRDMNDLDAILITHEHSDHIKGLGVLARKYKLPIYANAKTWKAMDNMIGEVSSEQKFQFDMETVKSFGSMQVESFGVSHDAIEPMFYIFHKGNKKFVMITDTGYVSDRMKGHIAGADAYLFESNHDVEMLRMGRYPWNVKRRILGDEGHVSNEDAAIAMSEVITDQTKRIYLGHLSKDNNMKELARMSVTQTLMAEGIDVGGKLEIFDTDPDNATSIFTI from the coding sequence ATGTTCGCAAATAAAATTTTAACAGAAAAAGATACGGATCAAATCCGATTTAGTATATTAGCCAGTGGAAGTTCAGGCAATGCCACACTTGTCGAAACAGGAGATCAAAAAATTCTGATTGACTGTGGTTTGAGTGGCAAGAAAATGGAAGGACTATTCGCGCAAGTTGGTCGAGATATGAACGATTTAGACGCGATTCTAATTACTCACGAACATTCAGACCATATTAAAGGCCTTGGGGTGCTTGCTCGGAAGTACAAACTCCCTATTTATGCCAATGCGAAAACATGGAAAGCAATGGATAATATGATTGGTGAAGTCTCTTCAGAACAAAAATTCCAATTTGATATGGAAACAGTAAAATCCTTTGGTAGCATGCAAGTGGAATCCTTTGGAGTCTCTCATGATGCGATTGAGCCGATGTTTTACATATTTCATAAAGGGAATAAAAAATTTGTAATGATAACAGACACAGGCTATGTGAGCGACCGAATGAAAGGACATATTGCGGGGGCTGATGCTTATCTTTTTGAAAGTAATCATGATGTAGAAATGCTACGAATGGGACGCTATCCATGGAATGTAAAACGTAGAATTCTTGGCGACGAGGGACACGTGAGCAATGAAGATGCAGCGATAGCAATGAGTGAAGTTATTACCGATCAAACAAAACGAATTTATTTGGGACATCTTAGTAAAGACAACAATATGAAAGAACTTGCGAGAATGAGCGTAACACAAACACTTATGGCAGAAGGAATTGATGTTGGAGGTAAACTAGAAATTTTTGATACAGATCCTGATAATGCTACGTCCATCTTTACTATTTGA
- the htrA gene encoding serine protease HtrA, with translation MDENEKNLNENSEKESTPKREVEETLHTKESSQPVQETPIVEGVTPEGEKFAGATEDAAEASSTNAFFEEASNKEPEPARPAPGPRRAGTTGGGAVPPNRVNNGGSGNGNGEPPKRGKHFIGYFLTALIGVIIGGLIIFFVAWDNGDNADTTSNSNNKATKVEKVSVDTTSDVTKAVDKVQDAVVSVLNYQSSSSLDGTTTSEQEASSGSGVIYKKANGKAYIVTNNHVVADANKLEVTFTNGKKSEAKLLGTDEWNDLAVLEIDDKNVTTVAAFGDSDSLKLGEPAIAIGSPLGTEFSGSVTQGIISGLNRAVPVDTNGDGTEDWEADVIQTDAAINPGNSGGALINIEGQVIGINSMKISMENVEGISFAIPSNTVEPIIEQLETKGEVERPSLGVSLRDVDTIPETQQKNILKLPDSVDYGAMVQQVVSGSAADKAGLKQYDVIVELDGQKVTNSMTLRKILYGNDVKIGDKVKVKYYRDGKEKSTDIKLEAAKTTT, from the coding sequence ATGGACGAGAACGAAAAGAATTTAAATGAAAACAGCGAGAAAGAAAGCACGCCGAAAAGAGAGGTCGAGGAGACTTTACATACTAAAGAGAGCTCGCAACCAGTCCAAGAAACTCCTATTGTAGAAGGCGTGACCCCAGAAGGTGAAAAATTTGCCGGAGCAACAGAAGATGCAGCCGAGGCAAGTTCTACAAATGCATTTTTTGAAGAAGCAAGTAACAAAGAACCAGAACCTGCTAGACCAGCTCCAGGACCAAGACGTGCTGGGACAACTGGTGGCGGGGCAGTTCCACCTAATAGAGTGAATAATGGCGGAAGTGGTAACGGGAACGGCGAACCACCAAAACGCGGCAAACACTTTATTGGTTACTTTTTAACAGCACTTATTGGCGTTATTATCGGTGGACTTATTATTTTCTTTGTCGCTTGGGATAATGGCGACAATGCGGATACAACTTCAAACTCAAATAATAAAGCTACCAAAGTAGAAAAAGTTTCAGTAGATACAACATCAGATGTAACAAAAGCAGTAGATAAAGTGCAAGATGCGGTAGTGAGTGTACTGAATTACCAATCATCTTCATCCCTTGATGGAACAACAACTTCTGAACAAGAAGCTTCCTCTGGATCTGGTGTTATTTATAAAAAAGCAAATGGAAAAGCCTACATCGTAACAAATAATCACGTTGTTGCGGATGCAAATAAATTAGAAGTAACTTTTACAAACGGTAAAAAATCCGAAGCAAAATTACTTGGAACAGACGAATGGAACGATTTAGCTGTTCTTGAAATTGATGATAAAAATGTTACGACAGTCGCTGCATTCGGCGATTCTGATTCATTAAAACTTGGCGAACCAGCAATTGCAATTGGTAGCCCACTTGGAACAGAATTTTCCGGTTCTGTAACACAAGGTATTATTTCTGGTCTAAACCGTGCAGTACCAGTTGATACAAATGGCGACGGAACAGAAGACTGGGAAGCAGATGTTATCCAAACAGATGCAGCCATTAATCCTGGTAACAGTGGTGGAGCTTTAATTAATATTGAAGGCCAAGTAATTGGTATTAACTCAATGAAAATTTCGATGGAAAATGTAGAAGGTATTAGCTTTGCCATTCCAAGTAACACAGTAGAACCAATCATTGAACAACTAGAAACGAAAGGCGAAGTAGAACGTCCATCTCTAGGTGTATCCTTACGTGACGTTGATACAATTCCAGAAACACAACAAAAAAATATCTTGAAATTACCTGATAGCGTAGATTACGGCGCAATGGTACAACAAGTAGTATCCGGTTCTGCAGCAGATAAAGCTGGCTTGAAACAATACGATGTAATTGTCGAACTAGACGGCCAAAAAGTAACAAATTCCATGACATTACGCAAAATCCTATACGGTAACGATGTGAAAATTGGCGATAAAGTCAAAGTGAAATACTATCGTGACGGTAAAGAAAAATCCACAGATATTAAATTAGAAGCAGCAAAAACTACTACATGA
- a CDS encoding glycoside hydrolase family 1 protein: MEFRKNKAFPNDFLWGASTSSFQVEGAWQEDGKGVSVIDVMAKNPKITDFTIAVDHYHRMKEDVALMAELGLKVYRFSIAWTRIFPTGRGNINQKGVDFYNDLIDELCKYGIEPLVTIYHFDYPQGLVEEYGGWVSRNSVEDYRAYAEFLFKTYGDRVKYWLTINEQDHVVRMPSRLGLTGKTQHEQLKLGYQANHHMCLATAATIKTFHEIGIKGKIGPAVSFSMIHPASSSPEDVLASQDAMLVKHNYLLDLHCNGEYRAPFWQYLLDRDFAPEIEAGDMQLMKENPPTMIGVNYYFSEAVKAFPATEEFPIGYQKESLLPEAEAGIFQVIKNQQLTATDWGWEIDPVGLRLTLRELHERYHLPLIITENGMGAYDKLEVGDVINDDYRIMYLKEHIKQVKLAFNDGVTVLGYCSWSFMDVVSGRNGMDKRYGFVYIDRENFDLKEMRRIKKQSFYWYQKVITSNGESLS, encoded by the coding sequence ATGGAATTCAGAAAAAATAAAGCATTCCCAAATGATTTTTTGTGGGGAGCTTCAACGTCTTCTTTTCAAGTGGAAGGTGCTTGGCAGGAAGATGGAAAAGGGGTATCTGTTATTGATGTAATGGCTAAAAACCCGAAAATAACTGATTTTACCATTGCGGTGGATCATTATCATCGAATGAAAGAAGACGTGGCCTTGATGGCTGAGTTAGGTCTTAAAGTGTATCGTTTCTCTATTGCTTGGACGCGGATTTTTCCAACTGGGCGGGGAAACATTAACCAAAAGGGGGTCGATTTTTATAACGATTTAATTGATGAACTTTGTAAGTATGGAATTGAACCGCTTGTGACTATTTATCATTTTGATTATCCGCAAGGGCTAGTAGAAGAATATGGTGGTTGGGTATCGAGGAATAGTGTGGAAGATTACCGCGCGTATGCAGAATTTTTATTTAAAACATACGGCGATCGTGTTAAATATTGGTTGACAATCAATGAACAGGATCATGTAGTGCGGATGCCAAGCCGTTTGGGTCTTACTGGAAAAACGCAGCATGAACAGTTGAAACTTGGATATCAGGCAAACCATCATATGTGCCTTGCAACAGCTGCAACGATTAAAACATTCCACGAGATTGGGATAAAAGGGAAAATCGGACCAGCAGTTTCATTTTCAATGATTCACCCAGCGAGTTCAAGTCCAGAAGATGTGCTTGCAAGCCAAGATGCGATGCTCGTTAAACATAATTACTTACTGGATTTACATTGTAATGGTGAGTACCGTGCCCCGTTTTGGCAATATTTGCTTGACCGGGACTTTGCGCCAGAAATAGAAGCGGGAGATATGCAATTAATGAAAGAAAATCCGCCAACGATGATTGGTGTGAACTATTATTTTTCCGAGGCGGTTAAGGCATTTCCGGCAACAGAAGAATTTCCGATTGGTTATCAAAAAGAGTCTTTATTACCAGAAGCAGAGGCTGGCATTTTCCAAGTAATAAAAAATCAACAACTTACGGCGACAGATTGGGGCTGGGAAATTGATCCAGTTGGCTTACGTTTAACGTTACGAGAATTGCATGAACGATATCACTTGCCTTTAATAATTACAGAAAATGGAATGGGCGCATATGATAAACTAGAAGTAGGAGATGTAATAAATGACGATTACCGAATTATGTATTTAAAAGAACACATAAAACAAGTGAAATTGGCGTTTAATGATGGTGTAACTGTGCTTGGTTACTGTTCATGGAGCTTTATGGATGTTGTCAGTGGTCGAAATGGCATGGATAAACGCTATGGATTTGTATATATTGACCGAGAAAACTTTGATTTAAAAGAGATGCGCAGAATTAAAAAGCAAAGTTTTTATTGGTATCAAAAAGTCATTACTTCAAATGGAGAAAGCCTGTCATAA
- a CDS encoding PRD domain-containing protein, with product MIIKKVFNNNVVLVIENPTVEKILMGKGIGYQKFPGDLVDVTNIEKIFVLNDEATEGKLDAFFDEVPLEVIQLCGHLVKSGKQKLGPHITDNLLIPLADHINFAITRVNEGIQIDYPLKWEIRHMYPEEVVFAESVIAWMKESANIELPKEEVVPIAMHFVNARFGTAEVEQAFEMTTLVAKILDIINYHYLIQVDEDSLNYARLITHLRYFILRQMKKESDIVEEAILYDVVKSKYPKAFECALKVKKLLEETMGWTVNHDEVLYLALHIHRVTTREKTK from the coding sequence ATGATAATAAAAAAAGTTTTTAATAATAATGTTGTTTTAGTCATTGAAAATCCGACAGTAGAAAAAATTCTGATGGGAAAAGGTATTGGTTATCAAAAGTTTCCAGGAGACCTGGTTGATGTAACTAATATAGAAAAAATATTTGTGTTGAATGATGAAGCGACAGAAGGAAAATTGGATGCTTTTTTTGATGAAGTTCCTTTAGAGGTTATTCAACTGTGTGGACATTTGGTGAAAAGTGGTAAGCAGAAACTTGGTCCTCATATTACAGATAATTTACTTATTCCACTTGCTGATCATATAAATTTCGCAATAACTCGGGTAAACGAAGGCATCCAAATTGATTATCCGCTAAAATGGGAAATTCGTCATATGTATCCGGAAGAAGTAGTATTTGCCGAATCAGTTATCGCTTGGATGAAAGAAAGCGCGAATATCGAATTACCTAAAGAAGAAGTTGTTCCCATCGCGATGCATTTTGTTAATGCTAGATTTGGTACAGCAGAAGTAGAACAAGCTTTTGAAATGACAACTTTGGTTGCGAAAATTTTAGATATTATTAACTATCATTACCTTATTCAAGTAGATGAAGATTCATTAAATTATGCGCGTTTAATTACACATTTGCGTTACTTCATTTTGCGACAAATGAAAAAAGAATCAGACATAGTGGAAGAAGCAATTCTTTATGATGTAGTAAAAAGTAAATATCCAAAAGCCTTTGAATGTGCCTTAAAAGTGAAGAAACTACTGGAAGAAACAATGGGATGGACAGTCAATCATGATGAGGTATTATATCTTGCACTGCACATTCATCGAGTTACTACTAGAGAAAAAACAAAATAA